One stretch of Arachis hypogaea cultivar Tifrunner chromosome 20, arahy.Tifrunner.gnm2.J5K5, whole genome shotgun sequence DNA includes these proteins:
- the LOC112783829 gene encoding protein NRT1/ PTR FAMILY 4.5 isoform X1 — protein METSEVVDGNSKVEAVELEQLMAVDGKVDWKGRRALKNKHGGMIAAIPMLVTLGFENLATFSLAVNGVPYFNGEMHYDLADAANMLTTYLGVSYILALLVAVVADTWLGRYKSVLISGSLDFLGLVLITAQAHYSSLKPPPCNMFDPRFHCEKLRRGQEAFLYIGLYLLAFGSAGVKASLPSHGADQFDETDPKESRLMSTFFNTLLLAVCLGGAVSLTFIVWIQIHKGWDWGFGIGTIAMLLGIIIFAAALPLYRIHPAKGTSALLEIVQVYVAAIRNRRLTLPEDPAELYEIESDKEAALETEFLPHRDIYRFLDKAAIQTKPNDQSEKPEAQSPWKLCRVTQVENAKILLSMVPIFCCTIIMTLCLAQLQTFSIQQGYTMDTRFINNFHIPPASLPIIPVTFLIIIVPIYDRIFVPLLRRFTGIPTGVTHLQRIGVGLVLSCISMAAASIMEVKRKQVARDHNMLDAIPVLQPLPISTFWLSFQYFIFGIADMFTYVGLLQFFYSEAPKGLKSTSTCFLWTSMALGYFLSTIMVKCVNGATKHHTNSRGWLAGNNINRNHLNLFYLFLSVVSFINFIIYLFVSKMYKYRPQQPIVPDDNSKSKE, from the exons ATG GAAACTTCTGAAGTGGTTGATGGGAATTCGAAGGTGGAGGCAGTGGAGCTGGAGCAGCTGATGGCGGTAGATGGAAAGGTTGATTGGAAAGGAAGAAGAGCTCTCAAAAATAAGCATGGTGGAATGATAGCTGCAATCCCCATGCTAG TGACGCTTGGTTTCGAGAACTTGGCGACATTCTCGCTGGCGGTGAACGGGGTGCCATACTTCAACGGAGAAATGCACTATGATCTGGCAGATGCGGCTAACATGCTCACCACCTATCTGGGTGTAAGCTACATCCTCGCCCTTTTGGTCGCCGTCGTTGCTGACACCTGGCTTGGCAGATACAAATCCGTTCTTATTTCTGGCTCCCTCGACTTTCTG GGACTTGTATTGATCACGGCACAAGCGCACTATTCTAGCCTTAAGCCACCCCCTTGCAATATGTTTGATCCAAGATTTCACTGTGAGAAACTCAGAAGAGGCCAAGAAGCATTTCTCTACATTGGCTTGTACTTGTTGGCATTTGGAAGTGCAGGGGTCAAAGCTTCTTTGCCATCACATGGTGCTGACCAGTTTGATGAAACAGACCCAAAAGAATCAAGGCTGATGTCAACATTCTTCAACACACTCTTGCTTGCAGTGTGCCTTGGTGGTGCTGTCAGCTTAACCTTCATTGTGTGGATACAAATCCATAAAGGATGGGATTGGGGATTTGGGATTGGCACCATTGCTATGTTACTTGGCATCATTATCTTTGCTGCTGCATTGCCACTATACAGAATTCATCCTGCTAAAGGAACAAGTGCTTTACTTGAGATCGTGCAG GTCTATGTTGCTGCAATCCGGAATAGAAGACTTACCCTTCCTGAAGATCCTGCAGAACTATATGAGATTGAGTCTGACAAGGAAGCTGCTTTGGAAACAGAGTTTCTACCTCATAGAGATATTTACAG GTTTTTGGACAAAGCAGCCATCCAAACAAAACCTAATGATCAATCTGAGAAACCAGAGGCTCAAAGCCCATGGAAGCTTTGCAGAGTTACACAAGTAGAAAATGCAAAAATCCTTCTTAGCATGGTCCCAATTTTCTGCTGCACAATCATAATGACCCTTTGCCTGGCTCAACTCCAAACATTTTCTATCCAACAAGGCTATACAATGGACACCAGATTCATCAATAATTTCCACATCCCACCAGCATCCCTCCCAATCATCCCAGTCACGTTCTTAATCATAATTGTTCCAATCTACGACCGCATCTTTGTGCCTCTTTTGCGCAGATTCACCGGTATTCCCACTGGAGTCACGCACTTGCAGCGCATAGGAGTAGGTCTAGTACTCTCTTGCATATCAATGGCAGCGGCTTCAATAATGGAAGTGAAGAGAAAACAAGTCGCAAGAGACCATAACATGCTTGATGCTATACCAGTACTTCAGCCATTGCCAATAAGCACATTCTGGCTTTCTTTTCAATACTTCATATTTGGCATAGCTGACATGTTTACCTATGTGGGGTTGCTTCAGTTTTTCTATTCAGAAGCACCAAAAGGGCTTAAATCTACATCAACATGCTTCCTTTGGACTTCAATGGCACTCGGGTATTTTCTAAGTACTATTATGGTGAAATGTGTGAATGGTGCAACCAAGCATCACACTAATAGTAGGGGATGGTTAGCAGGGAACAACATTAACAGAAACCATCTAAACCTTTTCTACTTGTTCCTATCTGTGGTGAGCTTCATCAACTTCATAATCTATTTGTTTGTTTCAAAGATGTATAAGTACCGGCCTCAACAACCTATAGTGCCAGATGACAATTCAAAATCAAAGGAATGA
- the LOC140172828 gene encoding oil body-associated protein 2A-like: MASADKSAGPTPPGQSMSVGQHMLDKGAMMLQSLKPVKQFSQHVCSFAIYSHDMSRQIETHHYCSRLNQDFLQCAVYDSDDANARLLGVEYIISDRIFEDLPNEEKKLWHSHAYEVKLGLLISPRVPETIAMPELENLAKSYGKFWCTWQADRGDKLPMGAPALMMSPQGVKPGLVRPDLVHQRDAKYHVSSDSYKTSRLEIPEPEMISPFADYWKQHGKGFAIDIVDSEMILRAPFP, from the exons ATGGCTTCGGCGGACAAGTCAGCGGGCCCCACACCACCGGGGCAATCCATGAGCGTGGGGCAGCACATGCTAGACAAGGGCGCCATGATGCTTCAGTCCCTCAAACCCGTGAAACAGTTCAGCCAGCATGTCTGCTCCTTCGCCATCTACAGCCACGACATGTCTCGCCAGATCGAGACTCACCACTACTGCTCCCGCCTCAACCAGGACTTCCTCCAGTGCGCCGTCTACGACTCGGACGACGCCAACGCCCGCCTCCTTG GTGTGGAGTATATTATTTCTGATAGAATCTTTGAAGATCTGCCTAACGAGGAGAAGAAGCTTTGGCACTCTCATGCTTACGAG GTCAAGTTGGGTCTATTGATAAGCCCAAGAGTTCCAGAAACGATTGCCATGCCTGAGCTTGAGAACCTTGCTAAATCCTATGGAAAATTCTGGTGTACTTGGCAGGCCGACAGAG GAGATAAGCTTCCAATGGGTGCACCAGCACTAATGATGTCACCACAAGGGGTGAAGCCTGGGCTGGTGAGGCCGGATCTGGTGCATCAGAGGGATGCAAAGTATCATGTTTCCTCAGACAGCTATAAGACCTCAAGGCTTGAGATTCCTGAGCCTGAGATGATTAGCCCTTTCGCTGATTATTGGAAGCAGCATGGTAAAGGGTTTGCCATTGACATTGTGGATAGTGAGATGATACTCAGGGCACCTTTTCCTTGa
- the LOC112783032 gene encoding MACPF domain-containing protein CAD1 has protein sequence MMMEHPSVSMRSSDSLAATLANSIQALGRGFDVTSDIRLLYCKGAPGSRLVHLDEGNTRDLAVSHGVLVPNVSLDIDCSYGNGKGDINKTPVCSFHEMAKYFNEKAGVKGQIPLGSFNSMFNFTGSWTVDAAATKSLAMIGYFIPLVEVKLTKLSLDLNDQVKRAVPYSWDPASLASFIENYGTHIVTSATVGGRDVVYIRQHHSSSLSASDIENYLNDIGNDRFLDVKNTSGSGPLKYKEKDVTVIFRRRGGDDLEQSHTKWVETVKLAPDIINMTFTPIVSLLEGVPGVKHLSRAIDLYLEYKPPIEDLQYFLDFQITRAWAPEQNNLQRKEPVCPTLHFSLMGPKLYVSPDQVTVGRKPVTGLRLSLEGTKLNRLAIHLQHLVSLPKNLQPHWDTHMAIGAPKWHGPEEQDSRWFEPIKWKNFSHVSTAPIEYTETSIGDLSGVHIVTGAQLGVWDFGAKNVLHLKLLFSKVPGCTIRRSVWDHNPSTPAAQRSDGASSSVTKKASEDKKEDSSIHIGKLAKIVDMTEMSKGPQDIPGHWLVTGAKLGVDKGKIVLRIKYSLLNY, from the exons ATGATGATGGAACACCCATCGGTTTCAATGAGGAGCTCTGATTCACTAGCAGCCACacttgcaaattcaatccaagctTTGGGTCGTGGCTTTGATGTAACATCTGATATTAGGCTTCTATACTGCAAAGGGGCACCAGGGTCGAGGCTTGTTCATCTTGATGAGGGGAATACAAGGGATCTTGCTGTTTCCCATGGTGTTCTTGTTCCCAATGTTTCTCTGGACATTGATTGCTCCTATGGGAATGGCAAGGGTGATATAAACAAGACCCCTGTGTGTAGCTTCCATGAG ATGGCGAAATATTTCAATGAGAAAGCAGGCGTTAAAGGACAAATTCCACTTGGAAGTTTTAATTCCATGTTCAATTTTACTGGCTCCTGGACGGTTGATGCTGCAGCCACCAAATCCCTTGCTATGATTGGATATTTCATTCCACTGGTTGAAGTTAAATTAACCAAACTAAGTTTGGATTTGAATGATCAAGTCAAACGCGCTGTTCCTTACTCTTGGGATCCAGCTTCCTTGGCAAG TTTTATTGAGAATTATGGTACCCACATTGTTACATCTGCAACAGTTGGCGGAAGAGACGTAGTGTATATCAGGCAGCACCATTCATCTAGTTTGTCTGCCTCAGACATTGAGAACTACTTAAATGACATTGGAAATGATAGGTTTCTTGATGTCAAAAACACATCTGGTTCTGGTCCTTTAAAGTACAAGGAGAAG GATGTTACTGTGATTTTTAGGAGGAGAGGAGGTGATGATCTTGAGCAAAGTCACACTAAATGGGTGGAGACTGTTAAATTGGCACCCGATATCATTAACATGACATTTACTCCAATTGTTTCCCTTCTTGAAGGAGTGCCCGGTGTAAAGCATTTGAGCCGTGCTATTGATCTATATCTTGAGT ACAAACCACCCATTGAAGATCTACAGTATTTCTTGGATTTCCAAATTACTCGCGCTTGGGCACCGGAACAGAACAATCTACAAAGAAAGGAGCCCGTCTGTCCGACCCTCCATTTCAGCTTGATGGGACCGAAGCTTTATGTCAGTCCAGATCAG GTAACTGTTGGACGAAAACCTGTCACTGGGCTAAGACTTAGCTTAGAAGGCACCAAACTGAATCGTCTCGCGATTCATTTGCAGCATTTAGTCTCACTCCCGAAAAACCTTCAACCTCACTGGGACACACACATGGCCATAGGTGCTCCCAAGTGGCATGGTCCCGAGGAGCAGGACAGCCGGTGGTTTGAGCCAATTAAATGGAAGAACTTCTCCCACGTAAGCACCGCTCCAATCGAGTACACTGAGACTAGCATTGGCGACCTCTCTGGTGTCCACATTGTCACAGGAGCACAGCTTGGTGTTTGGGACTTTGGTGCCAAAAATGTTTTGCACCTCAAGCTCCTCTTCTCCAAGGTTCCAGGATGCACGATACGGCGATCTGTATGGGATCATAACCCCTCTACTCCTGCAGCACAAAGATCCGATGGCGCATCATCATCAGTAACAAAGAAAGCCTCTGAAGATAAGAAGGAAGATAGTTCAATTCACATTGGAAAATTAGCCAAAATTGTGGACATGACAGAAATGTCAAAAGGTCCCCAAGATATTCCTGGTCATTGGTTAGTTACTGGTGCTAAGCTTGGAGTTGACAAAGGAAAAATTGTACTGAGGATAAAGTACTCTTTGCTAAACTACTGA
- the LOC112783829 gene encoding protein NRT1/ PTR FAMILY 4.5 isoform X2: METSEVVDGNSKVEAVELEQLMAVDGKVDWKGRRALKNKHGGMIAAIPMLVTLGFENLATFSLAVNGVPYFNGEMHYDLADAANMLTTYLGVSYILALLVAVVADTWLGRYKSVLISGSLDFLGLVLITAQAHYSSLKPPPCNMFDPRFHCEKLRRGQEAFLYIGLYLLAFGSAGVKASLPSHGADQFDETDPKESRLMSTFFNTLLLAVCLGGAVSLTFIVWIQIHKGWDWGFGIGTIAMLLGIIIFAAALPLYRIHPAKGTSALLEIVQVYVAAIRNRRLTLPEDPAELYEIESDKEAALETEFLPHRDIYRFLDKAAIQTKPNDQSEKPEAQSPWKLCRVTQVENAKILLSMVPIFCCTIIMTLCLAQLQTFSIQQGYTMDTRFINNFHIPPASLPIIPVTFLIIIVPIYDRIFVPLLRRFTGIPTGVTHLQRIGVGLVLSCISMAAASIMEVKRKQVARDHNMLDAIPVLQPLPISTFWLSFQYFIFGIADMFTYVGLLQFFYSEAPKGLKSTSTCFLWTSMALGYFLSTIMVKCVNGATKHHTNSRGWLAGNNINRNHLNLFYLFLSVLCKGPHSKFPKLHKWQHNLTSN; encoded by the exons ATG GAAACTTCTGAAGTGGTTGATGGGAATTCGAAGGTGGAGGCAGTGGAGCTGGAGCAGCTGATGGCGGTAGATGGAAAGGTTGATTGGAAAGGAAGAAGAGCTCTCAAAAATAAGCATGGTGGAATGATAGCTGCAATCCCCATGCTAG TGACGCTTGGTTTCGAGAACTTGGCGACATTCTCGCTGGCGGTGAACGGGGTGCCATACTTCAACGGAGAAATGCACTATGATCTGGCAGATGCGGCTAACATGCTCACCACCTATCTGGGTGTAAGCTACATCCTCGCCCTTTTGGTCGCCGTCGTTGCTGACACCTGGCTTGGCAGATACAAATCCGTTCTTATTTCTGGCTCCCTCGACTTTCTG GGACTTGTATTGATCACGGCACAAGCGCACTATTCTAGCCTTAAGCCACCCCCTTGCAATATGTTTGATCCAAGATTTCACTGTGAGAAACTCAGAAGAGGCCAAGAAGCATTTCTCTACATTGGCTTGTACTTGTTGGCATTTGGAAGTGCAGGGGTCAAAGCTTCTTTGCCATCACATGGTGCTGACCAGTTTGATGAAACAGACCCAAAAGAATCAAGGCTGATGTCAACATTCTTCAACACACTCTTGCTTGCAGTGTGCCTTGGTGGTGCTGTCAGCTTAACCTTCATTGTGTGGATACAAATCCATAAAGGATGGGATTGGGGATTTGGGATTGGCACCATTGCTATGTTACTTGGCATCATTATCTTTGCTGCTGCATTGCCACTATACAGAATTCATCCTGCTAAAGGAACAAGTGCTTTACTTGAGATCGTGCAG GTCTATGTTGCTGCAATCCGGAATAGAAGACTTACCCTTCCTGAAGATCCTGCAGAACTATATGAGATTGAGTCTGACAAGGAAGCTGCTTTGGAAACAGAGTTTCTACCTCATAGAGATATTTACAG GTTTTTGGACAAAGCAGCCATCCAAACAAAACCTAATGATCAATCTGAGAAACCAGAGGCTCAAAGCCCATGGAAGCTTTGCAGAGTTACACAAGTAGAAAATGCAAAAATCCTTCTTAGCATGGTCCCAATTTTCTGCTGCACAATCATAATGACCCTTTGCCTGGCTCAACTCCAAACATTTTCTATCCAACAAGGCTATACAATGGACACCAGATTCATCAATAATTTCCACATCCCACCAGCATCCCTCCCAATCATCCCAGTCACGTTCTTAATCATAATTGTTCCAATCTACGACCGCATCTTTGTGCCTCTTTTGCGCAGATTCACCGGTATTCCCACTGGAGTCACGCACTTGCAGCGCATAGGAGTAGGTCTAGTACTCTCTTGCATATCAATGGCAGCGGCTTCAATAATGGAAGTGAAGAGAAAACAAGTCGCAAGAGACCATAACATGCTTGATGCTATACCAGTACTTCAGCCATTGCCAATAAGCACATTCTGGCTTTCTTTTCAATACTTCATATTTGGCATAGCTGACATGTTTACCTATGTGGGGTTGCTTCAGTTTTTCTATTCAGAAGCACCAAAAGGGCTTAAATCTACATCAACATGCTTCCTTTGGACTTCAATGGCACTCGGGTATTTTCTAAGTACTATTATGGTGAAATGTGTGAATGGTGCAACCAAGCATCACACTAATAGTAGGGGATGGTTAGCAGGGAACAACATTAACAGAAACCATCTAAACCTTTTCTACTTGTTCCTATCTGTG TTATGTAAAGGTCCCCACTCCAAGTTCCCAAAGCTTCACAAATGGCAACATAACCTGACAAGTAATTAA